GAACCACGTGTTGCTTGGTCGATCGCACCTCGACTGTGAAGTTGCCAACGGCACCGGCAAACCCGTCCACAATGATGTAATAGGTTTCACCTGCTTGAGCGTCGAATTCTAGAACTTCTTCAATTGTCCCACCGCGTGCCGAGAAGCCGATACATGAGGCTTGAGAATCCTGCGAACATCCATCTCCAACCTCCTGCATCACGATCAAGTCGAGGTCAGCACTCAAGCCGCTGACTCTGACCTCCACCAGGCCACTCACTGTTGGAGTCCACGTATAGGCCATTTCTGGACCCGAGTTCGTCCAAGTCGAACACGTCCATTTGTTCACAATATTGGTACTGCCAGCCGCATCGTTTCGTGACGTAATCGGTGCCCCACAACTCAAGTCTGCGTTCGGCACACAGCCTTCAATGCCGCATACCGAACTACAACCATCTCCATTCGTCGTGTTTCCATCATCACAATCTTCGACGCCACTCTCAAGGAACCCATCGCCGCAGGTCGCGAACTCGCACGAGTTCAAACACTCATCGGTATTGCTCGTGTTGCTATCATCACATTCCTCAACCCCAGCCTGAACAAAACCGTCGCCACATGACGCGTTCTGACAGGTATTCAAGCAGCCGTCGGTGTTGCTTAAGTTGGCGTCGTCGCACTCTTCGCCCGCCTGCACGATTCCATCCCCGCAGGACGCGCTGGTACAGCTATTTGAGCAACCATCGTCATTGACCATATTGCCGTCATCACAGGCCTCAACACCGCCCCAGACAACGCCATCACCACAGGCCGCACTCTCGCAAGAGTTCAAACAGCTATCAGTATTGACCGAGTTCGCATCATCGCACTCTTCAACACCCGCCTGTACAAAACCATCGCCGCATTCGGCGACTTCGCACGAGTTCAGACACTCATCGGTGTTGAGGTCGTTGCCATCGTCGCAGGCCTCTATTCCCGAGTACACAAAGCCGTCGCCGCAACGCGCCGACACACAGGTGTTTAGACACCCATCGGTGTTGTCCAAGTTGGCATCGTCGCACTCTTCAACACCTGATTGAACAATCCCATCACCACAGCTGGCTACTTCACACGAGTTCAAACACGCATCGTTGTTGTTGGTGTTCGCATCGTCACACTCCTCAACACCCGCTTGTACAAACCCGTCGCCACAATCAGCGAGTTGGCAGGTGTTCAGGCACGCGTCTGAATTATCAGAGTTTCCGTCATCACACTCTTCAACACCCGCCTGAACAATCCCATCACCGCACCGCGCTAAACTACAATCATTTCGGCACCCGTCGGTGTCCGTCGAATTCCCGTCATCACAAGCTTCTACGCCAGCTTGAACGAATCCGTCGCCGCAGCTCGCCACCGTGCAGTTGTTCAAACAACCATCCACGTTGGAGGTGTTGCCGTCGTCACATTCCTCGATTCCCGGCTGTACGAACCCATCTCCGCAGGTCGCCAGAACACATGTATTTAAGCAGCCATCAGCGTTAGAGGTGTTTCCGTCATCGCACTCTTCACCGTCTTGAACGATGCCATCGCCACAACCTGGTAGCGCACAATCATTAGTGCACTCATCATCGTCTACGTTATTTCCGTCATCACAAGCTTCGACGCCGGCCTGAACAATACCGTCGCCGCATTGTGCAAATTCACACGCGTTGGTGCATTGATCCGTGTTGATGGAGTTGCCATCATCACAATCCTCAACGCCCTCTTGAACGATGCCATCGCCACAGGTCGCCAACTCGCAGGTGCTCAAACAGCCGTCGGTGTCATCGGAGTTTCCGTCGTCACACTCCTCTTCACCAAGCTCCACAACGCCGTCGCCACATCGGGCGAGCGCACAGGTGTTCAAGCAGGCGTCAGAGTTGATGTCGTTTCCGTCGTCACATTCTTCACCTTCTTGCACGATGCCGTCACCGCACCCGGAGGGCTGACACTTATTGGAACACGCATCGTCGTCAACCTGATTGCCGTCGTCGCATCCCTCACCAGGACCCACTTCGCCGTCCCCACATCGCGCTTCCATGCAGTTATTCAGGCAAAGGTCGGAGTTGTCCTCGTTGCCGTCGTCGCACTCTTCGCCCTCTTGAACGATGCCGTCGCCACATGTTGTGGCCTCGCAATTACGGTTGCACGCATCGGTCTCGTCGGAGTTGCCGTCATCACAAGCTTCAACGCCCGCACGAACAACGCCATCACCACAATACGCAAGCTTGCATGAGTTCAAGCAACCATCGGTGTCGTCGTCGTTGCCGTCATCGCACTCATCATCCCCGTTAACGATTCCGTCACCACAAAACGGGTCTACCGAAGTGTCGTCCTCGCTCATATCGGTGCCAGCATCTGGCTCTTCCACAAGCTCACCTTCGGCGCATCCCACACTCAAACCAAAAAACAATAACAATAAGAACTTCCGCATACTTCCTCGGATTCTAGTCTTCGATGACGCCCAACTACCCGATCTCAAAAGAGGAAACAAACTGTTTTCCTCGCCTGCCTTGATTTCACGCGCGTTCGCTTTAGTTTCGTTACTATGAAAACTTCGCGTCGTGAATTTTTAGCGGGGAGCATCTCGATACTGGCCATTGGCTGCGATACTCCCAAAATCTCGAAAACTAAACAAATTGAGCGCGTTCAGCCGGCCAAGGAAATGAAGATGGATAACATTACAAAGATGCCCGTACTCTTTGTCGGACACGGCTCGCCAATGCATGTGATCCAAGACAACGAGTGGAGCCGTGGCTTTAAGTCGATCGCCGACCACCTACCAAGGCCCAAAGCGATCCTCTCAATCTCTGCGCATTGGTATGTGGACGGGACCTATCTCACTGCGTCGGAGTCGAACAAGACAATCCACGATTTCGGCGGCTTTCCGCAAGAGATGTACGAGATTCAATACCCGGCACCAGGCGCCCCCTCGCTGGCCAAGCGGGTAACCGAAATCATTGAACGCGCCGAGCTCTCGGACGAATGGGGCCTCGATCACGGAACATGGACCGTACTCCATTACGTGTTTCCGGACGCGAGTGTTCCCGTCATCCAACTCAGCATTGATCGACGCATGGAGCCCAAGGCTCATTACGAACTGGCCAAGGATCTGAGGTCGTTGCGCGAGGATGGCGTCTTGATTTTTGGCACCGGAAACATCACGCACAACCTGCGCGCCGCTTTCGGACAGATGCGCAGCGGCGACCCGAGCACACCCGCATACTCCGCGAAGTTCGACGCTGAGATCCGCACGTCACTCGAAAATCGCGATTTCGAAAACCTCTGGACCGCCATCGGCACCGAGCACGGACGGCTAAGTCACCCAACGCTTGACCACTATCTTCCCCTGCTCTACTGCGCAGCGGCCGTCGACGAGAGCGACCAGCCCAATTCGCTTATCGAAGGCTTTGACCACGGACTCTCTATGCGCTCGGTACTTTGGACCTAGTGTACACTTCTTGAAGGTGTGCTAGGCTCGAAGAAGAAATCTCAGCGAAGTTTAGCATGAGCGAGAATACCAACCTCCAAAGTACCCTGAGACCCGGTGAAGTGGTCGAGGGCAAATACCGCATTATTGCCCTGCTCGCCGAGGGCGGTATGGGCGCTGTTTACCATGCGGTCCAAGAGCCACTTGGACGAGACGTTGCGCTCAAAATCTTGAAGAACCCTCAAGATTCGGACGAACAACGCCAGCTCCAGTACAAGCGTTTTTTCAGAGAGGCAGCGCTCTGCTCGAGGCTCAACCATCCGAATACGGTGATGATTTTCGACTATGGGAACCTGACCTCGATCGATGGTTTTTTCCTCGTCATGGAGTTCCTCAAGGGCCAACCGCTGCGCGATTTGCTCAACGAGCGCGGCAGACTTAGCGTCTCTCTGGCTCTGCATGTTGCGATTCAGATCGCGAGTTCGCTCGCAGATGCGCACAAGGCCGGGGTTGTTCATAGGGATCTAAAACCGCCCAATATCATGCTCGTGGAGCGCGGAGACGACAAACACTTCGTGAAAGTGGTCGATTTTGGTCTGGTCAAAGACTTGAATCAGGGTGATGACGAGCTCACCGCCGAAAACACGCTTATCGGCTCCCCCATGTACATGGCGCCCGAGCGCTTCCTCTATCATAACGCGGACTCCGCGGTGGTGGACGTCTATTCACTCGGCATCATGCTCTACGAAATGCTTGTTGGCAGGCCTCCGTTTGTGCGTGATTCGGACTCTACAGTTCACCGAATTATGATGGCGCATATCCAGGAAGACCCGCCTCCGATGCGAGCGTTCGACCCCAAACTCCAACTCCCGCCGGGTCTCGAAAGCATCGTGATGAAATGCCTGGCCAAGCAGCCGGGCGAACGTTTTGAGTCGATGGATGCACTCATTAAGGCACTCAAAGGCTGCCTTCAAGCAGGAGCCAGCGAAAGCTCGGCTTTCTATGCTGCGCTTGCCGAAGATTCCGGCGAACACCTCAGAAAGAGTGCGAACTACGACTCGACTCCCGTCAACGATCACGGCACCGAAAACACTGCGATTGTGACCCCTTCTGGGATGGCAGCTTCGCAGCAGAACCAAGCGCCGAGCCTCATTACGAGTGTCCCTTCGATCGAGGTGCCTAAACCGGCGACTCAGCCAGAAACACAAACACTGACCGAGCCCGCGAAATCAGGTTCAAAAGCACCGCTGATCGCCATCGGTATCGCGGCGCTCGTCCTCGTAGGGCTTTTAGCAGCGTTCATTTTTAAGACTCCCGCTCCGGCCAACGTCTCGGTGGATTCCGACCCACAAGGAGCGAGCGTACTCGTTAACGGAGCACTGACAGGGACAACGCCAACTCAAATTCAGGTGCCGGTCGGCGAGGAAGTTAATCTGCAGCTAAGCGCGGGCGATCATGAAACCCTGGAGCATCGGTTTGTGGCCAATCAGGATACAAATCTCAGCTTGAAACTTACGCCGATCATTGCCGAGAAGACTCCCGAGGAGCCACCTCTGGAGATTGCTCCTGAAGTGGTCCCGGTGGAGCCTGAAGTGGTTGAGCCGCCCAAAGAGAAAGTCGCGGAGAAGCCCAAGACTAAGGTCAAAAAGGACGTCCAAAAGACCCAAAAGTCAAAGACGCCAAAAGAAGAGCCCAAGAAAGACGATATCAATATGAATCGCTAATCTAAGCGGTAAAGCGCTTAAGCCGCTCGATAATCACATCGAGCGCGATCGCGTTCTCGCCACCTTCCGGAATGATCAAATCGGCCCACCGTTTGGACGGCTCAACGAACTCGAGATGCATCGGCCGCACGGTCTGATAGTACTGAGTGCGAATCGACTCAAAGTCGCGCCCGCGGTCACGAATATCGCGCCTCACGCGCCGCAACACCCGAATATCAGCGTCGGTGTCGACAAAGAGTTTGATGTCGAAGAGTCTACGTAGGTCGGGGATCGCAAAGAGCAAAATCCCTTCGACCACGATCACGGGACACGGCTTAATCTCAACACCCTGTGGAACACGCGAGTGCGTCGCAAAGTCGTATTGCGGAGCTTCGATCGTCTGACCATCCTTCAAGAGCTGGAGGTGCTCCATGAGGAGTTCGTTATCCAAACTATTCGGATGGTCGAAGTTGACCGACGCCCTCTCTTCGAGCGTCAACTCCCCTAAATCCTTGTAGTACCAATCGTGCGAAAGAAGCGCTGCGCCAACCCCCACGCCTTCTAGAACCTTATAAGCGAGCGTGGTTTTTCCAGAACCCGTGCCGCCTGCGACACCTACGATTACGGGTTTGGGGTTCGATGTAGACATGAGGCTCCGGCACAAAAAGCGCCCGAAGGTTTGCCCAATGCCACGCGAATGTCAAACAAAGTCCGCGTTAACGTCGATGTTTGAGGAAGAAAGTGACGATAACTTCGTTGCCCCAGTCTTGGGGGACCGGCCCAATCGTATTGGTGCCGAGGTATTGAAAACCCCTTGGCCACGTGTGCCCTCCACCTTCGATTTTCAAAAGAGTGAGTTCGGTTGCACACTCCTGCCACGTACGTCTCAAGGTCGTCGTTCCATCAGATTCCGTGTCGGGAAGTTGGTCTTCCAGAGGAGTCCTAGAACAGCGTTTAAGTGCCGACCATTCGCTCATCGTCCGCGCGACAGAGACAAACTTTTTGTCACGCTGACCCACCGGGCAGTTAGGCTCACCTCCCTCAAAGCGCCAGCATGGATCCTCAGTTCCGTGAACTTGGAGGATTGGAATCGTGATCGCAGGGTCGCACGTGGCGTTCGTGGTGAACTGATTGGCTCCACCCACAGCCGCAATAGCCGTAATCCTCTCAGGGAGCTCACAGGCGAGCCTGTGCGCCATTGCGCCTCCGTTGCTAATTCCGGTGACGTAAACTCGTCCGGAGTCGAGATTCATTCGGGTGGCGATATCGTCGAGCAGGGCTTCGGTAAACGCGATATCATCAGTATTCTCATCACAAGCATTCCCACCCACGCACCTGAAACCATCGCCTCCGCCTCCAGCGTTCCAGGATCTGGCATCCAGAAATCCATCGGTACCGTTTGGCGCAACCACGGCCAGGCTGTGTTCCGTAGCAACGGCGTGGAGGCATTCCGGATCGTCGATATCGCCCCACGGGCACGTGGTGCGCAATGTTGCCGATTTGTTTCCACCACCACCGTGGAGCACAATAACTAAGCCCGTTGGCGTCTCCGGATTATAATCCGCCGGCAACACGAGGTCGTATTCGCGTTCGGTCCCGCCGACTGAACAGGTCATCGCTTCGCCCGCGATGGCTTCCTCCAAACAAGGGCCCGTCTCAAGCGAATCCAAACTCCGACATCCCACCAACAATCCTGAAGAAATCACCAGTACTGGCACTAAGAGAGTCTTCAATTCCGGCCTCCTACTATTGTTCGCAGCAGAAGATACCATGCCCTATTGAGACGTGTCAGTAAGCACACCACGCCGCCGAGCTGTTTCCACCGCAAGCGGGTAAACGTTGATTTGCGCGCCGAAGCGTCCAAGCAACCCCTTGATACCGCTCAAGACCCGGAAGTACATCAAGGCGTCGGGAGGTGGAGTCAAAGCGAGGAATGCTGGATTGCTCATCATAAACTTTTTGGACTCAAACGCTGGCTGCCAATTGCCAAAATCGAACGCTTCGTCGCGCAAAAACGGCGTCAGAACGATATCGTGGTATTGCGCTACCAAACTTGGCGAAAGGGTCGAAAAGTCGAGCCGTTCTCCACCAAATCCAATGCGTTGGTAAATCTCCACAGCACGCTCTGGGTCGTCCTGCCAGCAGGTGTCCAAAAGCTCCAAAATTCCGTCGGTAAACGCGGGATCGAACTTTCGTACGCACCCAAAATCCAGGAGGGTTAACACGGTTTGGCCGTCTCGCGTGGAGAAGAGAAAGTTCCCGGGATGCGGGTCGGCATGAAGCTCTGAGAGCTCATGGAACATCCAGACGTAGATCTCGATCCAACGACGAAGCCAGAGCTCTTTTTCGTCCTCGTCCATCTTCTCGATCGCCACATCGAGCTTATCACCCTCAATGAACTCCATAACGAGCACATTCTTGCGCGTGAACTCTTTGAAAGGCTTGGGCGCTTGAAGAAACGGCTTCGCCGTCAGTATTTCTTGCCATCGCTCGAGTTCATCAGCCTCGCGCAGATAGTCCGCCTCGGTCATCAAAACTTCTTTGATCTCCGCGAAATAGCGATCGAGTCGCTCACGCTCCACAAAAGGTTGACCAAAGCCGATCATAGATTTCAAGGCTTCGAGGTCGCTCTCGAGGGCATCCGCCACCCCAGGGTACTGAACCTTAACTGCTACTTTCTCTCCGGTGAGCAAGGTTCCACGATGCACCTGACCGATACTGGCCGCGCCAACCGGCTCCGGATCAAAATGGCGAAACACCGACTCCAAAGGCTGGTCGAGCGCCTCTTCGAGCGTGGACTTCAAAGTATTCCATGTCATGGGCGGTGCGTCGCGCTGCAGGGCCGATAGCCCCTC
This Microvenator marinus DNA region includes the following protein-coding sequences:
- a CDS encoding ABC1 kinase family protein, with product MGQDWEKLAGEKGERVSSGKFERMFKLGSVSASVAASSFAGKMKRFVKGDAGEDELRDNYRKNAAKITQALGQLKGASMKVGQMLSADPELIPPEFAEGLSALQRDAPPMTWNTLKSTLEEALDQPLESVFRHFDPEPVGAASIGQVHRGTLLTGEKVAVKVQYPGVADALESDLEALKSMIGFGQPFVERERLDRYFAEIKEVLMTEADYLREADELERWQEILTAKPFLQAPKPFKEFTRKNVLVMEFIEGDKLDVAIEKMDEDEKELWLRRWIEIYVWMFHELSELHADPHPGNFLFSTRDGQTVLTLLDFGCVRKFDPAFTDGILELLDTCWQDDPERAVEIYQRIGFGGERLDFSTLSPSLVAQYHDIVLTPFLRDEAFDFGNWQPAFESKKFMMSNPAFLALTPPPDALMYFRVLSGIKGLLGRFGAQINVYPLAVETARRRGVLTDTSQ
- the ygiD gene encoding 4,5-DOPA dioxygenase extradiol gives rise to the protein MDNITKMPVLFVGHGSPMHVIQDNEWSRGFKSIADHLPRPKAILSISAHWYVDGTYLTASESNKTIHDFGGFPQEMYEIQYPAPGAPSLAKRVTEIIERAELSDEWGLDHGTWTVLHYVFPDASVPVIQLSIDRRMEPKAHYELAKDLRSLREDGVLIFGTGNITHNLRAAFGQMRSGDPSTPAYSAKFDAEIRTSLENRDFENLWTAIGTEHGRLSHPTLDHYLPLLYCAAAVDESDQPNSLIEGFDHGLSMRSVLWT
- a CDS encoding serine/threonine protein kinase, with amino-acid sequence MSENTNLQSTLRPGEVVEGKYRIIALLAEGGMGAVYHAVQEPLGRDVALKILKNPQDSDEQRQLQYKRFFREAALCSRLNHPNTVMIFDYGNLTSIDGFFLVMEFLKGQPLRDLLNERGRLSVSLALHVAIQIASSLADAHKAGVVHRDLKPPNIMLVERGDDKHFVKVVDFGLVKDLNQGDDELTAENTLIGSPMYMAPERFLYHNADSAVVDVYSLGIMLYEMLVGRPPFVRDSDSTVHRIMMAHIQEDPPPMRAFDPKLQLPPGLESIVMKCLAKQPGERFESMDALIKALKGCLQAGASESSAFYAALAEDSGEHLRKSANYDSTPVNDHGTENTAIVTPSGMAASQQNQAPSLITSVPSIEVPKPATQPETQTLTEPAKSGSKAPLIAIGIAALVLVGLLAAFIFKTPAPANVSVDSDPQGASVLVNGALTGTTPTQIQVPVGEEVNLQLSAGDHETLEHRFVANQDTNLSLKLTPIIAEKTPEEPPLEIAPEVVPVEPEVVEPPKEKVAEKPKTKVKKDVQKTQKSKTPKEEPKKDDINMNR
- a CDS encoding DUF4215 domain-containing protein, whose protein sequence is MRKFLLLLFFGLSVGCAEGELVEEPDAGTDMSEDDTSVDPFCGDGIVNGDDECDDGNDDDTDGCLNSCKLAYCGDGVVRAGVEACDDGNSDETDACNRNCEATTCGDGIVQEGEECDDGNEDNSDLCLNNCMEARCGDGEVGPGEGCDDGNQVDDDACSNKCQPSGCGDGIVQEGEECDDGNDINSDACLNTCALARCGDGVVELGEEECDDGNSDDTDGCLSTCELATCGDGIVQEGVEDCDDGNSINTDQCTNACEFAQCGDGIVQAGVEACDDGNNVDDDECTNDCALPGCGDGIVQDGEECDDGNTSNADGCLNTCVLATCGDGFVQPGIEECDDGNTSNVDGCLNNCTVASCGDGFVQAGVEACDDGNSTDTDGCRNDCSLARCGDGIVQAGVEECDDGNSDNSDACLNTCQLADCGDGFVQAGVEECDDANTNNNDACLNSCEVASCGDGIVQSGVEECDDANLDNTDGCLNTCVSARCGDGFVYSGIEACDDGNDLNTDECLNSCEVAECGDGFVQAGVEECDDANSVNTDSCLNSCESAACGDGVVWGGVEACDDGNMVNDDGCSNSCTSASCGDGIVQAGEECDDANLSNTDGCLNTCQNASCGDGFVQAGVEECDDSNTSNTDECLNSCEFATCGDGFLESGVEDCDDGNTTNGDGCSSVCGIEGCVPNADLSCGAPITSRNDAAGSTNIVNKWTCSTWTNSGPEMAYTWTPTVSGLVEVRVSGLSADLDLIVMQEVGDGCSQDSQASCIGFSARGGTIEEVLEFDAQAGETYYIIVDGFAGAVGNFTVEVRSTKQHVVLNERGGYAADADYLEILNTGACPVNYNGLVVEHYGTCDTARQTVTFTGMSNLPGGQTARVVESGAVAGRDITFNSCDLMYGDPSYTAICDGVCNRSTCGNLLDLLSASDVTTGHPDILTCASFTPAPVNVNPMTNGQSLNRVDFAPGYLQSNWAIGPASP
- the udk gene encoding uridine kinase — translated: MSTSNPKPVIVGVAGGTGSGKTTLAYKVLEGVGVGAALLSHDWYYKDLGELTLEERASVNFDHPNSLDNELLMEHLQLLKDGQTIEAPQYDFATHSRVPQGVEIKPCPVIVVEGILLFAIPDLRRLFDIKLFVDTDADIRVLRRVRRDIRDRGRDFESIRTQYYQTVRPMHLEFVEPSKRWADLIIPEGGENAIALDVIIERLKRFTA
- a CDS encoding alpha/beta hydrolase family esterase, with the protein product MKTLLVPVLVISSGLLVGCRSLDSLETGPCLEEAIAGEAMTCSVGGTEREYDLVLPADYNPETPTGLVIVLHGGGGNKSATLRTTCPWGDIDDPECLHAVATEHSLAVVAPNGTDGFLDARSWNAGGGGDGFRCVGGNACDENTDDIAFTEALLDDIATRMNLDSGRVYVTGISNGGAMAHRLACELPERITAIAAVGGANQFTTNATCDPAITIPILQVHGTEDPCWRFEGGEPNCPVGQRDKKFVSVARTMSEWSALKRCSRTPLEDQLPDTESDGTTTLRRTWQECATELTLLKIEGGGHTWPRGFQYLGTNTIGPVPQDWGNEVIVTFFLKHRR